Proteins encoded by one window of Chryseobacterium foetidum:
- a CDS encoding PASTA domain-containing protein, with translation MLKSLFNWRVLLNLILAAGVFVGLIYLTFRWLEIHTHHGDEIQVPNVVNKSVHDAVKILDDSGLEYEVDSFKYDPKYRPFQVLQIYPAPGSRVKNGRSVTLKVNPRNWAPVSVPDVINKYSGLGFQRLDQVGLKVGDTIYEPSIQKDAILRILFKGNSIKPGTKIPRFSIIDVVIGSGPMRNIGIPNVVGLTVKEAKALIARNLFEVGIVDYEDGGSDENDIVYYQDPASGDVRDQGMQIDLWASKKTPAELMNKINELNSMYRMKIDTTLPPVRYEEVPNFQDVPPIETTPATPPKREVPRSDPPKQNTTPARSSGDKPKTTTTTTKPADKPKAKQVIN, from the coding sequence ATGCTGAAATCGCTTTTCAATTGGAGAGTTCTCCTGAATTTAATTCTTGCAGCCGGAGTTTTTGTAGGTTTAATATACCTCACATTCCGCTGGCTGGAGATTCATACCCATCACGGCGATGAAATACAGGTTCCGAATGTGGTAAACAAATCTGTACACGATGCCGTAAAGATTCTGGATGATTCCGGATTGGAATATGAAGTAGACAGCTTTAAATATGACCCAAAATACAGACCTTTTCAGGTATTGCAGATTTATCCTGCGCCGGGATCGCGTGTGAAAAACGGAAGATCGGTTACTTTAAAGGTTAATCCAAGAAACTGGGCTCCCGTTTCTGTGCCTGATGTTATCAATAAATATTCTGGATTAGGTTTCCAGCGTCTGGATCAGGTAGGTTTAAAAGTTGGTGATACCATTTACGAACCGAGCATTCAGAAAGATGCTATTTTAAGAATTTTATTTAAAGGAAACAGTATTAAACCTGGAACCAAAATTCCAAGATTCTCTATTATTGATGTGGTAATCGGCAGTGGACCGATGAGAAATATCGGAATTCCGAACGTGGTTGGTCTTACGGTAAAAGAAGCTAAAGCATTGATTGCAAGAAACCTTTTTGAAGTAGGAATTGTAGACTATGAAGATGGTGGAAGTGATGAAAATGATATCGTTTATTATCAGGATCCTGCATCCGGTGATGTACGGGATCAGGGAATGCAGATTGACCTCTGGGCAAGTAAAAAAACACCTGCCGAGCTGATGAATAAAATCAACGAGCTGAACTCCATGTACAGAATGAAGATCGATACCACGCTTCCTCCGGTACGATATGAAGAGGTTCCGAATTTTCAGGATGTACCACCAATAGAGACAACTCCGGCAACTCCGCCAAAAAGGGAGGTTCCGAGAAGTGATCCTCCGAAACAGAATACGACGCCGGCGAGATCTTCAGGAGATAAACCTAAAACGACGACAACTACAACCAAGCCTGCAGATAAGCCAAAAGCAAAACAGGTTATCAATTAG
- a CDS encoding PorP/SprF family type IX secretion system membrane protein: MRKLYAIVCLALLSNAYKAQESLPYYQQYLLDGEFLFNPAQYGKTDYVQLNLNYQQQFSKFSESPNVQSVGINANIFDRVGAGISVFRDSNGPISAGGITAGASYFIPLSSEGERKDQFSFGTSVNFYNMNFDYTKINTEDGFDPLLQGNESNIFMVYANFGMAATYRGLFGGVSVNDIALSNDESIVNNYEPSPIKFFLNLGYDWNLADNIALTPSVLVNLNTNSTRMMDLNLMATFSNEVNAFSVGASYRTVQNRFDNQTLQIAPVVKVRLNKLMIGATYNLGLSDIQEYGGNSFMIGLGYNFDNFINHRGFRY, from the coding sequence ATGAGAAAACTATATGCTATCGTATGTTTAGCTCTTTTGTCGAATGCATACAAAGCACAAGAATCACTACCATACTATCAACAATATCTTTTGGATGGTGAGTTCCTGTTCAACCCTGCTCAATACGGTAAAACGGACTATGTACAGCTTAACCTTAACTATCAGCAACAATTTTCAAAGTTCAGCGAATCCCCAAATGTTCAGTCAGTAGGGATCAACGCGAATATCTTTGATAGAGTAGGAGCCGGTATCTCTGTATTCAGAGACAGCAACGGACCTATCTCAGCAGGTGGTATCACGGCCGGTGCGTCTTATTTTATCCCTTTAAGCAGTGAAGGAGAGAGAAAAGATCAGTTTTCATTCGGTACAAGTGTTAATTTTTATAACATGAATTTTGATTATACCAAAATTAATACTGAAGACGGATTTGACCCTTTGCTACAAGGTAACGAGAGCAATATCTTTATGGTTTATGCCAACTTCGGTATGGCTGCAACATACAGAGGTTTATTCGGGGGTGTTTCCGTAAACGATATCGCTTTGAGTAATGACGAATCTATCGTAAACAACTACGAGCCTTCTCCAATCAAATTCTTCTTAAACTTAGGATACGACTGGAATCTTGCAGATAACATCGCTTTAACGCCGTCAGTATTGGTAAATTTAAATACCAACTCTACAAGAATGATGGATTTGAACCTAATGGCAACATTCTCAAACGAAGTAAATGCATTCTCAGTAGGAGCCAGCTACAGAACTGTACAGAACAGATTTGACAACCAGACGCTTCAGATCGCACCGGTAGTAAAAGTAAGATTAAACAAACTGATGATCGGAGCTACTTACAACCTTGGACTTTCTGATATTCAGGAATACGGTGGAAACAGTTTTATGATCGGTCTTGGTTATAACTTTGATAACTTTATTAATCATAGAGGATTTAGATACTAA
- a CDS encoding SixA phosphatase family protein, with the protein MKQLILVRHAKSDWPEETEDFDRPLAHKGLEDAMLMSRYMKNNNIGIDYLLSSPAVRALNTCEIFNQTYQLTIGTDQNLYNPKERNFESAIYTLDDSLNSVALFSHNNGISNFANSISEDIYHFPTCGVAGFQIECDSWSQFEGARKKLLFFYEPGKIRM; encoded by the coding sequence ATGAAGCAACTCATCTTAGTACGGCACGCAAAAAGCGACTGGCCGGAAGAAACAGAAGACTTTGACAGACCCCTTGCTCACAAAGGTCTGGAAGATGCGATGTTGATGTCAAGATACATGAAAAACAATAATATCGGCATTGATTACCTTCTTTCAAGTCCCGCTGTGAGGGCTTTGAATACCTGCGAAATATTCAACCAAACCTATCAGCTGACAATAGGAACTGATCAGAATCTCTACAATCCCAAAGAAAGAAATTTTGAATCTGCCATCTATACTTTAGATGATTCTCTGAATTCTGTTGCTCTTTTTTCTCACAACAATGGGATTTCCAATTTTGCCAATTCTATTTCCGAGGATATTTATCACTTCCCGACCTGTGGCGTTGCCGGATTTCAGATTGAATGTGATTCTTGGTCGCAGTTTGAAGGAGCCAGAAAAAAACTGCTTTTCTTTTACGAACCGGGAAAAATCAGGATGTAA
- the hemW gene encoding radical SAM family heme chaperone HemW has translation MIYIHIPFCKQKCSYCNFHFSTSLNFKDDMLSAMKKEIFLRKDELQNKNLNSLYFGGGTPSILSSDEIKALIDEVLKYYSFNSDIEITLEANPDDLDKNFLKGISDSPINRLSIGTQSFFEEDLKLMNRAHSASEAESSIKRAQDFGLENISIDLIYGSPTSNMEIWKENLNKTIALEVLHISSYALTVEPKTALENWIANGKVKSPKEAEQNREFFYMKDFLKDHGFDHYEISNFGKPDFHSKHNSAYWKSCEYLGIGPSAHSYNGNEVRSWNVANNKKYTDEINSGILPKETEILSQKDQFNEMIMIGLRTTWGVDLSVLNEKFNDEILEHFQNESKLKLEEGILLIENNHLKIPEKHWFMADGIASDLFII, from the coding sequence ATGATCTACATTCACATTCCTTTTTGCAAACAGAAGTGCAGTTACTGCAATTTTCATTTTTCAACTTCATTAAATTTTAAAGATGATATGCTTTCTGCGATGAAAAAGGAAATTTTTCTCCGCAAAGATGAACTTCAGAATAAAAATCTAAACTCACTTTACTTCGGTGGCGGCACACCTTCAATACTTTCGTCAGATGAAATCAAGGCTTTGATTGATGAGGTTTTGAAATATTATAGTTTTAATTCTGATATTGAAATTACTTTGGAAGCCAATCCGGATGATTTAGATAAAAATTTTTTGAAAGGAATTTCAGATTCGCCGATAAACCGACTGTCTATCGGTACACAAAGTTTTTTTGAGGAAGATTTAAAACTGATGAACCGTGCACATTCTGCTTCAGAAGCTGAAAGTTCAATCAAAAGAGCTCAGGATTTTGGTTTGGAAAACATCAGTATAGATTTAATTTACGGTTCTCCCACTTCAAATATGGAGATCTGGAAGGAAAATTTAAACAAAACTATAGCTCTTGAAGTTCTGCATATCTCTTCTTACGCTTTAACAGTTGAGCCCAAAACAGCTTTGGAAAACTGGATTGCCAATGGAAAAGTAAAATCACCAAAAGAAGCCGAGCAAAACCGCGAGTTTTTCTACATGAAAGATTTTCTGAAAGATCATGGTTTTGATCATTATGAAATTTCAAACTTCGGTAAACCCGATTTTCATTCAAAACACAATTCTGCCTACTGGAAATCCTGTGAATATCTTGGCATCGGCCCTTCAGCACATTCATACAACGGAAATGAGGTTAGAAGCTGGAATGTCGCCAACAATAAAAAATATACAGACGAAATAAACTCAGGAATTTTGCCTAAAGAAACTGAAATTCTTTCTCAAAAAGATCAGTTTAATGAAATGATTATGATTGGTTTAAGAACGACTTGGGGAGTAGACCTATCCGTTTTAAATGAAAAATTCAATGATGAAATTCTGGAACATTTTCAAAATGAATCTAAATTAAAATTAGAAGAAGGAATTTTACTTATTGAAAACAATCATCTCAAAATTCCTGAAAAGCATTGGTTTATGGCAGATGGAATTGCGTCAGATTTGTTTATCATTTAG
- a CDS encoding metallophosphoesterase family protein: protein MTKILLLSDSHSYIDDRILEYASQADEIWHCGDFGSFEIIEKLEKIKPLKGVWGNIDGAKIRSEFPEVNRFFCENVEVLMIHIGGLPGKYTPLANKEISEKAPKLFISGHSHILKAMFDQKNNLLHLNPGACGKQGWHKMRTMMRFVIDGEEIKDLEVIELGAKV from the coding sequence ATGACCAAAATCCTTCTCCTCTCCGATTCTCATTCCTACATTGATGACAGAATTCTAGAATATGCATCGCAGGCTGATGAAATCTGGCATTGCGGAGATTTCGGGAGTTTTGAAATCATTGAAAAGCTTGAAAAAATAAAACCACTGAAAGGCGTTTGGGGAAATATTGACGGAGCGAAAATCCGTTCGGAATTCCCTGAAGTGAATCGGTTTTTTTGTGAGAATGTAGAAGTTTTAATGATTCATATTGGCGGTCTTCCTGGAAAATACACGCCATTGGCGAATAAAGAAATTTCTGAAAAAGCTCCGAAACTATTTATTTCAGGGCATTCTCATATTCTGAAAGCAATGTTTGATCAAAAAAACAATCTTCTGCATCTGAATCCCGGAGCATGCGGAAAACAGGGTTGGCATAAAATGAGAACGATGATGCGGTTTGTAATTGACGGCGAAGAAATAAAGGATTTGGAAGTGATAGAATTGGGAGCGAAGGTTTGA
- a CDS encoding four helix bundle protein, with translation MSFKFEKLIIWQDAMTFGESIFQMSLSFPKDEIYNLTSQIRRASDSVALNISEGSILQSTLEFRRFLGFSIRSVAEVVTCLYKAKNRNYINENQFSEMYNFSYKLINHIIAFRNKLT, from the coding sequence ATGAGTTTTAAATTTGAAAAATTAATTATCTGGCAGGATGCAATGACATTTGGAGAATCTATTTTTCAAATGTCGTTATCGTTTCCGAAAGATGAAATATACAATTTAACATCTCAAATCCGAAGAGCATCCGATTCTGTAGCACTAAATATTTCTGAAGGCAGTATTTTACAAAGCACTCTGGAATTCAGGAGATTTTTAGGCTTTTCAATTCGTTCTGTGGCTGAAGTTGTAACCTGTCTTTACAAAGCTAAAAACAGAAATTACATCAATGAAAATCAGTTTAGTGAAATGTATAATTTCTCTTACAAACTAATTAATCACATCATCGCTTTCAGAAATAAACTTACATAA
- a CDS encoding nitroreductase family protein yields the protein MSFLQKMKDRYTVKKYNAEGEISAEQIEELKEILTLSPSSINSQPWNFVFVTSKEVKEQLSEVSFHNTAKVIESKLVIVFQVLKSVEDFETQINENLPEMAVNYYKNMVEPNGEDYIKNWMAKQVYISLGILLSACAEMGIDCTPMEGIKSVEYDEILQNEKYQSLFAVAIGEKSEADTNQPIHTPKRRLESHKVIVER from the coding sequence ATGAGTTTTCTGCAAAAAATGAAAGACCGGTACACGGTGAAAAAATACAATGCTGAAGGAGAAATCAGTGCTGAGCAAATTGAGGAATTGAAAGAAATCCTGACACTCAGTCCGTCCTCCATCAACAGTCAGCCATGGAATTTTGTTTTTGTGACGAGTAAGGAAGTTAAAGAACAGCTGTCGGAAGTTTCTTTTCACAATACCGCTAAGGTAATTGAAAGCAAATTGGTTATTGTTTTTCAGGTTTTAAAATCTGTTGAAGATTTTGAGACTCAAATCAATGAAAACCTTCCGGAAATGGCTGTTAATTATTATAAAAATATGGTTGAGCCCAATGGTGAGGATTATATCAAAAACTGGATGGCAAAGCAGGTTTACATTTCATTGGGAATTCTTCTTTCAGCCTGCGCAGAAATGGGAATCGACTGCACGCCGATGGAAGGCATTAAATCTGTTGAATATGATGAAATTCTGCAAAATGAAAAATACCAAAGTCTTTTTGCTGTAGCTATTGGCGAAAAATCTGAAGCAGATACCAACCAACCGATTCACACACCAAAACGCAGACTCGAAAGCCACAAAGTCATTGTAGAAAGATAA
- a CDS encoding serine hydrolase: MKKKLSFFLFLLTVGIANAQVEEKKLDELIQNTLKTFDVPGMSVGVIKDGKIIYSKGFGVRSLTSKQPMDDNTLVGIASNSKGFTCTALAILADEGKLDWDDKVSKYIPEFQMYDPYVSQNVTIKDLVTHRAGLGLGQGDLMFFPEGGNLSVKDIVHNVRYLKPENPFRTTLDYNNVMFIVAGEVITRISGLSWAEFIEQKILKPVGMTSSFGSYNRAKAVANKIDAHAPVDGKAIAVPHDWNETANAAGGIMSNIKDMTTWAECLMNNFTTKDGKKLVSDKNIMQLWNLQISSGAALKNPYDTGFYGYGLGWFLSDVKGHKQVQHTGGLIGTVTQFTLIPDMKLGIVVLTNQQSGAAFNTVTNTVKDSYLGVADRNWLKTYGDRMKKMEEFFDKQKKEAFAKSEAFKKDKNLQPKAEQFTGTYNDVWFGDVNIIKEGNTYRLNCKNSPRLKGELLPYSNNTFIVKWDDRSYDADAFIIFSYDENGKAESAKMKAISDITDFSFDFDDLDLKMK, encoded by the coding sequence ATGAAAAAGAAACTTTCTTTTTTCCTTTTTCTTTTGACGGTAGGCATTGCCAATGCACAGGTTGAAGAAAAAAAACTCGATGAGCTGATTCAGAATACTTTAAAAACATTCGACGTTCCGGGAATGTCTGTCGGAGTGATCAAAGATGGAAAAATAATTTACTCCAAAGGCTTTGGTGTCCGTTCGCTGACCTCAAAACAGCCGATGGATGACAATACTTTGGTGGGAATTGCTTCCAACTCAAAAGGTTTTACCTGTACGGCACTCGCAATTTTGGCAGATGAAGGAAAATTGGATTGGGACGATAAAGTTTCAAAATATATTCCTGAATTTCAGATGTATGATCCTTATGTTTCTCAAAATGTAACCATCAAAGATCTGGTCACTCACAGAGCCGGTTTGGGTCTCGGACAGGGAGATTTGATGTTCTTTCCCGAAGGCGGAAACCTAAGTGTGAAAGATATTGTACACAACGTAAGATATTTAAAACCTGAAAATCCTTTCAGAACGACTTTAGATTATAACAATGTGATGTTCATTGTTGCCGGAGAAGTAATTACAAGAATTTCAGGACTGAGCTGGGCAGAATTTATCGAGCAGAAAATCCTTAAACCTGTCGGCATGACTTCAAGTTTCGGAAGCTACAACAGAGCAAAAGCCGTTGCCAATAAAATCGATGCTCACGCTCCCGTTGACGGGAAGGCAATCGCTGTCCCTCACGACTGGAACGAAACTGCCAACGCAGCCGGCGGAATTATGAGTAACATCAAAGACATGACAACATGGGCAGAATGTCTGATGAATAATTTCACCACCAAAGACGGTAAAAAACTGGTTTCAGATAAAAACATCATGCAGCTTTGGAATCTTCAGATTTCAAGTGGTGCAGCTTTGAAAAATCCTTACGACACAGGTTTCTACGGCTATGGATTGGGATGGTTTTTAAGTGATGTGAAAGGTCACAAACAGGTACAGCATACAGGTGGATTGATCGGAACGGTGACTCAATTCACTTTAATTCCGGATATGAAACTGGGAATTGTGGTGTTGACGAATCAGCAGTCAGGAGCGGCTTTCAATACGGTTACAAATACTGTGAAAGATTCATATCTTGGTGTTGCCGACAGAAACTGGCTGAAAACTTATGGCGACAGAATGAAAAAGATGGAAGAGTTTTTTGATAAGCAGAAAAAAGAGGCGTTTGCAAAATCAGAAGCATTTAAAAAAGACAAAAACCTTCAGCCAAAAGCGGAACAGTTCACAGGAACTTACAATGATGTCTGGTTTGGAGATGTCAATATTATTAAAGAAGGTAATACTTACAGACTGAACTGCAAGAATTCACCAAGACTGAAGGGCGAGTTGCTTCCGTATTCCAACAATACTTTTATCGTCAAGTGGGACGACAGAAGCTATGATGCGGACGCATTTATTATTTTCAGTTACGATGAAAACGGAAAAGCAGAATCTGCAAAAATGAAGGCGATTTCAGATATCACAGATTTCAGTTTTGATTTTGATGATCTGGATTTGAAGATGAAGTAA
- the rsmD gene encoding 16S rRNA (guanine(966)-N(2))-methyltransferase RsmD — protein sequence MYRIISGKWKAKKIAAPRHFDVRPTTDFAKEALFSILENTYDMQSISVLDLFAGIGSISLEFASRGCQDVTSVEMNPKHTSFINSTAAELDMSLQISTQRGDVYDWLKKFRNNKSYEIVFADAPFETEEKKYHELLSLVLKNKYLKPNGVLIVEHQSRLKLDHPNFKFTRKYGNVSFSFYEPTPEVDEEISNQEN from the coding sequence ATGTACAGAATAATTTCCGGTAAATGGAAAGCAAAAAAAATAGCCGCTCCCAGACATTTTGATGTAAGACCTACAACAGATTTTGCCAAGGAGGCACTCTTCAGTATTTTGGAAAATACTTACGACATGCAGTCGATTTCCGTTCTTGATCTTTTTGCAGGCATAGGTTCCATCAGTCTTGAATTTGCGTCGAGAGGCTGTCAGGATGTAACTTCCGTGGAAATGAATCCAAAGCACACGTCGTTCATCAACTCAACTGCTGCGGAACTGGATATGAGTCTTCAAATCAGCACACAGCGAGGCGATGTCTACGACTGGCTGAAGAAATTCAGAAACAACAAATCTTATGAAATTGTTTTTGCCGACGCACCTTTTGAAACTGAAGAAAAAAAGTATCATGAACTGCTATCTTTAGTTTTAAAAAATAAATATCTGAAACCTAACGGCGTTTTGATTGTAGAACATCAAAGCCGATTAAAGCTTGATCATCCGAATTTTAAATTTACAAGAAAATACGGAAATGTAAGCTTCAGTTTTTATGAGCCTACTCCGGAAGTTGATGAAGAAATAAGCAATCAGGAAAATTAA
- a CDS encoding RluA family pseudouridine synthase, which produces MTEDNEDFLDDELESSDEQNPELDDENKGLYEHVNITADPKQEPLRIDKFLLNYRQNSSRNKISQTCRAGNVVVNGVPVKQNYRVKPGDQISVLLAHPPRQNIIIPQDIPINIVYEDEDVIVVDKDPGMVVHPGHGNWDKTLINALAFHFEKNGAKSDLDRVGLVHRIDKDTSGLLVIAKNEYALSFLAKQFFDRKTKRLYWAFVWGNVKDDEGTISGHIGRHPKNRMQMHTYVDGSQGKHAITHYKVLERFKYMTWVECKLETGRTHQIRAHFKHLGHTLFNDERYEGHTPLRGVNLPKYKQFIKNVFEILPRHALHAHTLGFIHPTTKKELYFESPMPSDMADAVKKWRNYLEN; this is translated from the coding sequence ATGACAGAAGACAACGAAGATTTTTTGGATGACGAACTGGAAAGTTCCGATGAGCAAAATCCTGAACTTGACGACGAAAATAAAGGGCTTTATGAGCACGTTAATATAACCGCTGATCCGAAGCAGGAACCTTTACGAATTGATAAATTTCTTTTAAACTATCGTCAGAATTCTTCAAGAAATAAAATTTCACAGACCTGCCGTGCAGGAAATGTTGTGGTGAACGGTGTTCCCGTAAAACAAAATTACCGTGTAAAGCCCGGAGATCAGATCTCGGTGCTTTTGGCTCATCCTCCAAGGCAAAATATAATTATTCCTCAGGATATTCCAATCAATATTGTTTATGAAGATGAGGATGTGATTGTTGTGGATAAAGATCCGGGAATGGTCGTGCATCCGGGTCATGGAAACTGGGATAAAACCCTGATCAATGCCCTCGCTTTCCATTTTGAAAAAAACGGAGCTAAATCTGACCTCGACAGGGTAGGTCTGGTTCACCGTATTGATAAAGATACTTCAGGACTTCTGGTGATTGCTAAAAATGAATATGCCCTCAGTTTTCTTGCCAAGCAGTTTTTCGACAGAAAAACCAAAAGACTGTACTGGGCTTTTGTATGGGGAAATGTAAAAGACGATGAAGGCACCATTAGCGGTCATATAGGAAGGCATCCGAAGAACAGAATGCAGATGCACACTTATGTAGACGGAAGTCAAGGGAAGCATGCGATTACGCATTACAAAGTTTTGGAAAGATTTAAATACATGACGTGGGTGGAATGTAAACTGGAAACCGGAAGAACGCATCAGATCAGAGCTCACTTCAAACATTTGGGTCATACACTCTTTAATGACGAAAGATATGAAGGTCATACGCCTCTCCGTGGAGTGAATCTTCCTAAGTATAAGCAGTTTATAAAAAATGTCTTCGAAATTTTACCCAGACATGCACTCCATGCCCACACCCTCGGGTTTATACATCCCACTACTAAAAAGGAATTGTATTTTGAGAGCCCAATGCCATCAGATATGGCGGATGCTGTAAAAAAATGGAGAAATTATTTAGAAAACTAA
- the murI gene encoding glutamate racemase, with product MKTKKHDYSHLSAKQPIGIFDSGVGGLTVAKEIKRLLPNEDLIYYGDTKHLPYGEKSKEAIVGYCEKITNFLLEKNCKAIVIACNSATANALKEVLELVADHVPVIDVINPVAEKVSYEIHNNVGVIATKATVNSGLYRKSIRKHNKWIKVDELATPLLVPAIEEGFKNHPITHSIIYNYLSNAKLKNIETLILGCTHYPLLIDEIKQYYGNRVRVIDSPNIVASHLKIILDKYHLLNNNNSRPNYHFYLSDLTKNFEKISKKFFGKTIDLELKVL from the coding sequence TTGAAAACTAAAAAACACGATTATTCTCATCTTTCCGCAAAGCAGCCCATCGGTATTTTTGACAGTGGTGTTGGCGGACTGACGGTTGCCAAAGAAATAAAAAGACTTCTTCCTAACGAAGATCTCATTTATTACGGCGATACAAAACACCTTCCGTACGGGGAAAAATCAAAGGAAGCCATTGTAGGCTACTGCGAAAAAATCACAAATTTTCTGCTTGAAAAAAACTGTAAAGCTATCGTCATTGCCTGCAATTCGGCAACGGCAAATGCGCTGAAAGAAGTTCTTGAGCTGGTTGCAGACCATGTGCCTGTAATTGATGTGATTAATCCCGTGGCAGAAAAGGTTTCTTATGAAATTCACAACAACGTTGGAGTGATTGCTACCAAAGCAACCGTAAATTCAGGACTGTACAGAAAAAGCATCAGAAAACACAACAAATGGATCAAGGTTGATGAGTTGGCGACACCGCTTTTGGTTCCGGCGATTGAAGAGGGTTTCAAAAACCATCCAATTACGCATTCTATCATTTACAATTATCTCAGTAATGCGAAGCTGAAAAATATCGAGACACTGATTTTAGGCTGTACACATTATCCGCTTTTGATTGACGAGATCAAACAATATTATGGAAACCGCGTCAGAGTAATAGATTCCCCAAATATTGTAGCAAGTCATCTGAAGATTATTTTAGACAAATATCATTTGCTGAACAACAACAATTCAAGACCTAATTATCACTTTTACCTTTCTGATCTCACCAAAAATTTCGAGAAAATATCTAAAAAATTCTTTGGTAAAACCATCGATCTTGAGCTAAAGGTTCTATAA
- a CDS encoding Smr/MutS family protein, translating to MKIGEKVSVLDEDLGGVVTSVNGNTVVFKDEYGFTYQYPKEKLVPKNAEIYENIKIVKKAEPKKTVSKKHDKNPMILDLHFENLVKNPSDYDSFERLFLQKEKLIQTINFCRKNHLKRLEIVHGIGDGTLQRMVLDVLESQTHLDFYNKEILHHQSGAVMVDFH from the coding sequence ATGAAAATAGGAGAAAAAGTTTCAGTTTTGGATGAAGATTTGGGCGGAGTTGTCACTTCGGTCAATGGAAATACGGTGGTTTTTAAGGATGAATATGGTTTTACTTACCAATATCCAAAGGAAAAACTGGTTCCGAAAAATGCTGAAATCTATGAAAATATTAAAATCGTAAAGAAGGCTGAACCGAAAAAAACAGTTTCCAAAAAACACGATAAAAATCCGATGATTCTGGATCTTCATTTTGAAAATTTAGTTAAAAATCCTAGCGATTACGACAGTTTTGAGCGGTTGTTTCTTCAAAAAGAAAAGCTGATTCAGACAATCAATTTCTGCCGGAAAAACCATTTGAAAAGACTTGAAATCGTACACGGAATCGGTGACGGAACTTTGCAGAGAATGGTTTTGGATGTGCTTGAAAGCCAAACCCATCTTGATTTTTACAACAAAGAGATACTTCATCATCAATCGGGTGCGGTAATGGTAGATTTTCACTAA
- a CDS encoding DUF3822 family protein: MNVLHLLFTKDGLIYQIAKNKSIVEEKSYFSDEESPENFILNTLDEVLLKQRFEEVHIVSALNSFTLMPEGFSDHESGFDLIAFNTPVDKDSEELMLSVNRKFKVQFYYTFPKAYYQKIKALSVPVFFNFSGEKFLNAISFKNNKEIHINLYHNQCEFFAIDDKKVILYNNLDVNSEVDFLYFVMFTLSKIGFGINETKFFAYGETTENETFISELQKFVKNLKIVFDNLPSKNFILN; encoded by the coding sequence ATGAACGTACTACATTTACTTTTCACAAAAGATGGACTGATCTACCAGATTGCTAAAAATAAAAGCATTGTGGAAGAAAAATCTTATTTCTCTGACGAAGAATCGCCGGAAAACTTTATTCTGAATACCCTTGACGAGGTTTTGCTCAAACAGAGATTTGAAGAAGTGCATATTGTTTCGGCTCTCAACAGTTTTACGCTGATGCCGGAAGGATTTTCGGACCACGAATCCGGTTTTGATCTGATTGCCTTCAATACCCCTGTGGACAAGGATAGTGAAGAATTGATGCTTTCGGTAAACCGCAAGTTTAAGGTTCAGTTTTACTACACTTTTCCTAAAGCATATTATCAGAAAATCAAGGCGCTGTCGGTTCCTGTTTTCTTTAATTTTTCGGGAGAAAAGTTTTTAAATGCGATCAGTTTTAAAAATAATAAAGAGATTCACATCAATTTATACCATAATCAGTGCGAGTTTTTTGCGATTGATGATAAAAAAGTGATTCTTTACAACAATCTGGATGTGAATTCTGAAGTTGATTTCCTTTATTTTGTGATGTTTACTTTAAGCAAAATTGGTTTTGGAATTAATGAAACCAAATTTTTCGCTTACGGAGAAACGACGGAAAATGAAACTTTTATTTCGGAACTTCAGAAGTTTGTGAAGAATCTGAAGATTGTTTTTGATAATCTTCCGAGTAAGAATTTCATATTAAATTAG